Sequence from the Clostridium butyricum genome:
AGAAGGAAGCATTGAAGCTCTTCACGAATTTGGATACAATATGGGTAACTTTAATAATAATAGTGTTATTGTAGTTGGAATAGATGGATTAGAGAAAGCCTTAGAATTAATAAAAAATAGGGAAATGACTGGTACAGTAATTCAAGACCCAGATAAAATGACTGAAGCGTTATATTTGATTGGAAATAATATGGTTCAAAGTAAACCTCCTCTTATTAATACATCATATAAATTTGATAGTAGTGGTGTTACTGTTCGTATACCATATTCAGGTTATGTAGTTAATGATTTTGATGAAGTGAAATTTTTGAGAAAGAGTTTTTATATGATAAATATTAAATAAAATAAATGAATTAATGGAGCTGTATTATGAAAATATTAAGAAAAATAATAGGAAAAATTTTAATAATATCAATATTTATGAATTTCATAAGTATGTATATGGTAAGTGGTAAAAGTACAATAAATCCTAATAAGATAATAAACGTTAGTGTACTTTTGTATAAAGGTGATGATAAATATATAAATAAAGTAAAGATGAATCTTGAAAAGATTCAAGAAAAAAATAAAGATAAAATTAACTATAAATTTTATGATGGAGAAGAAAAACAAAGTATTCAAAATAGTCAGTTAGAACAAATATTAAAAGAAGGAACTGATCTTATTCTTCTGAATATAGTAGATATAGATTCGGCTGAATCAGTGATAAATAGAATAAAAATGAGCAATATACCTGTAATACTATTTAATAGAGAACCAATATCATTAGAAAGCATAAAATCATATGGAAAAGCATTATTTATAGGGGCAGATGGTGCAGAAGCGGGAAGGATTCAAGGAAAAATAATAAATCAAGCATGGGATGAAAAAGGAATATATGATAAAAATAATGATAATGTATTTCAATATATTCTTATTAAAGGTGAAAAGAATAATGTAGAGACTCAATTAAGAAGTAAATATGTAATAATGAGCTTAAATGAATATGGTATAAACACTTTAGAGGTAGCATCTGAATATTGTAATTGGGATAAAGATTATGCTAAACTTGTAGTAAAGAGTCTGTTCTTAAGATATGGAAATGTTATAGAAGGAATAATATGTAATAATGATGAGATGGCAGAAGGAAGCATTGAAGCACTTCATGAATTTGGATATAATATGGGTAATTTAAATAATAATAATGTAATTGTAGTTGGAATAGATGGATTAGATGAGGCATTGGAACTAATTAAAAAGAAAGAAATGACAGGGACCGTAGTTCAGAATATAGATGAAATGGCAAAAGCTTTATATCTTGTAGGGAATAATTTAGTTCAAGGAAAAGATCCACTGTATAATACAAAATACAAATTTGACAGCAGTGGTGTTGCTATTCGCATACCATATTCAGGTTATGTAGTTAGTAAATTTTAATAATAATATATGTACAACTAAGATGATGGTCATAGAAGCTTTACATACATTGACTTGTAAATATAAAGATGTCTAATATAAAATTTTCAGCCAAACAGTAATTGATGCTGTTTGGCTTATTCTGAAATAAAGAATATAATAAGTGAATTATAGTATAAATATAAATTGACTATATAGGAGTATTAATGGTAATATTTTAGATAGAAGTTATTTTGTTAAAGTACACTAAATGTTTATTAATAAAAAAAGATGAATGAATATAAGGAATTAAATTTATATGATGGAACTTTGTATTTATTCAAGTTTTTTTATGATAGTCAAATTATTATATAAAATATTAAGGTGCAGGTACTGTAAGTTATTTTTAATCTTTGAAAAATTAATTCTTAGACAAAATAACTTTTATAAAAGTGAAAACTTTTAACAGGATGATATTGCTCGTCGGAATTATAGATAATTTAGAACACAGAAAATTAATATTATACAATAGTAAAAATTAAGTGATAACTAAGTTCTATTTTTTGTCCTCAAAAGTACATTGAATACTTATTGTTACAAGTCAATCTTGAAATAATATTATACAAATTTAGGGGATAGATTTTTTTAAGACACAATTAGATAAATTAGTATTTCTATTAGAAAACTTCAATTTAATCTTAGAATATATTTATGTACTTAGTTATAAGTTAGGAGATATAATGATAAATAGGACCAAAATAAAAAGTAAAGTAAAGGTTATTCCGCTAGGAGGCTTAGGAGAAATAGGAAAGAACTTAACTGTCTTTGAATATGAAGAAGAGATAGTAATTATAGATTGTGGAATGTCGTTTCCAGATGAAGAGCTTCTTGGAATCGACATTGTACTTCCTGATATAACGTATTTATTAAGCAATAAAGACAAGATAAAGGGATTTTTCATAACTCATGGGCATGAAGATCATATCGGAGGATTACCCTATATTTTGAAACAAATTAATGTTCCTATCTATGCTACAAAGTTAACTTTAGGATTAATTGAAAGTAAACTACAAGAACATAATATGATTAGTGACTGCACATTAAACATGGTTAAACCAGGTGATATGCTAGAAACAGGCAATTTTAAGATTGAATTTATTAGAACAAATCACAGTATAGCAGATAGTGTATCAATTGCTTTACATACACCTATAGGAGTAATCGTTCATACTGGTGATTTTAAAATTGACTTTACTCCAATTGATAGAGAAGTTATTGATTTGCAAAGATATGCACAGTTAGGAAAAAAAGGAGTACTGCTTTTAATGGCTGATAGTACTAATGCTACTCGTGCAGGTTATACAATGTCAGAAAAGACTGTTGGTGAAGCTTTAGATAATCTTTTTACGAAAGCAGATGGAAGAGTTATAGTAGCTACTTTTGCTTCAAGTGTTCATAGAGTGCAGCAGATTGCAAATGCTTCTATAAAATATGGTAGAAAGATTGCTTTTAGCGGAAGAAGTATGGAAAGAATATCTGAAGTGGCTATGTCATTAGGATATTTATTTATACCAGAAGAAATTGTAATAGATTTAAATGACATAAAAAAATATCCTAATAATAAAATTACAATAATTACAACTGGAAGCCAAGGTGAACCAATGGCAGCACTTACAAGAATAGCTTCAGGAAATCATAGAAGTATTCAAATAGAAAAGGGAGATATGGTAATTATATCATCAACTCCAATACCTGGAAATAAAAAAGCTGTGTCTAATGTTATTGATGATTTAACAGAAAAGGGAGCAGAGGTAATATATGAAGCAATAGAAGATATACATGTTTCAGGTCATGCTTGTGAACAAGAACTTAGGCTTATCCATGCATTATTAAAACCTAAATTTTTTGTGCCAGTACATGGAGAGTATATGCATTTATTAAGTCATTCTAAAATTGCAGAAAATATGGGTATGAATAAGTCAAATATATTTATTTTAGAAATAGGCAATGTGTTTGAAGTATCTAAAAAAAATGCACAAATAGTTGGAAATGTGCCATCAGGAAGAGTTCTTGTAGATGGATTAGGCATTGGAGATATAGGGAATATTGTACTCAGAGATAGAAAGAATTTAGCAAAGTATGGTATCATAACAGTAGTTATTGCTATAAATAGAGAAAGCAGAAGTATAATATCTGGACCAGATATTATTACAAGAGGATTCGTATATGTTAGAGATTCAGAAGAGTTAATTAGAGGTATTAAAGGTATAGTTTCTAAATGTGTAGAGAGATGTCTTTGTAATAATGTAAATCAATGGTCGGAAATTAAGAGTATTATAAGAAAAGAAGTAGATAATTATGTATATACAAAAATGAAAAGAAAGCCTATGGTATTACCGGTAATTATTGAAATATAAAGTATTAATTAAAATAAAAAGAAAAGAATTAATTGTTACAAAATTAAATTGGAGAAAGTTGAAATTTTCAAGAAATTAAGAATTGAAAATTTATAATATCTTGAAAATATAAAAGTTCATAGGTGATGAAGTTCTCATTATACATACTAAATATATTTTTTATTAATTACATGAAATTTATGATAAAATAAATATATGTTTTTTTACTTAAAATTGACATGCGGTACTGAATGAATTTGTTGTGGGTACTACTTGTGAGCAATTAATATTTAAAGCTTAATTGATAAAGTTTTGATACTGTATGTAGATTTATACTTGCAAAATATATATTTTAATATAACAAATAAAACAAATCATACTAAAGATAAAAGGAGAAAACCAGTGAAAAGTAAAGTTATTAAGAATATTTTATTATTGGTCCTGTGTAGCAGTACCATTTTAAGTTTGAATCTGGAAAGTGTACAAGCTATATGGAAACAGGATTCTGAAAACAGATGGTATTGGAATGAGAATGGAATAAATGTAACTGGATGGAAGCTTATACAAGAAAAATGGTACTTTTTTTATAATAATGGAATTATGGCAAGTGGATGGTTAAAAGAAGGAGATAAGTGGTATTATTTGAATACTACTGGAGAAATGAGAATTGGTTGGTTTAAAGATATTGATGGAAAATGGTATCACTTAAGTTCAAGTGGTTCTATGAATACAGGTTGGCTTAAGGATTCTAATGAGATGTGGTATTATTTAAGTGATAGTGGAGCTATGGTTACAGGGTGGATTATTCTTGATGGAAATAAATATTATCTTGAACCTAATGGTGAAATGGCAACAGGAAAGATAACTATTGATGGTAAAGAATATGATTTTGGAGAAAGTGGAGCTCTAACTGAAGGAGATTCATCAGTTAATGACCCTTCCCTTGACAAAGAAGAAAGTATACCAGATGGAAGTATTGTAGAAGAAATTAGAAAAAAAGCATATGTTGTAACAGAAAGTAGTCCATTAAACATGAGACTTCAACCCTCATCAGATTCTAAAGTTGTTATTACTATTCCTAAAAGTAGCGAAATTACAGTTATAGGAAAAGAAAATAATGGATTTTATAAGGTTGAATATAACAATAAGACAGGCTATGCAAGTAGTAAATGGATAAGTTTTGACAAACCTCAAACTGAAAATGGAAATAATAATGAAAATTCATCTGGAAATACTAATATAAGCCTTGGTTCAATAAGAACTACTGGACCTGAAAAGAATAACATACATTATTATTCTGATGATAATATTTTTTATAAAGTAAAATTATCACCTCCATTTACAAATAGCAGTGGAAAACCTATAGTAGGTAATTGTACATGGTATGCTTATGGCAGAATATGGGAAATGACAGGACGTATACCTTATGATGCTGGTTTCACTGGTAATGGTTATGAATGGTGGAATGCTAATATAAGAAGTGGGAAATATAAGTATGGACAGACTCCAAAGAAAGGGGCTCTTGCAGTCTGGAAGTCATCACTTCCTAATTCAGGAGGGTGTGGTCATGTTGCAATTATTGAAAAAATAGAAAACAATAAGATTTACATTTCAGAATCATCATGGCATGGCTCATATTTTAATTATAGAGAGATCTATAATACAGATTATCTTTATGGATATATTTATTTAGATGAACCTAACTTTTAGTTTGCATTTATTTTAATTAATAACTAGTATTTTTTAATTCATATTTGTATAGAAGAAATTAATGTTATATAGTAAATCACCT
This genomic interval carries:
- a CDS encoding ribonuclease J, giving the protein MINRTKIKSKVKVIPLGGLGEIGKNLTVFEYEEEIVIIDCGMSFPDEELLGIDIVLPDITYLLSNKDKIKGFFITHGHEDHIGGLPYILKQINVPIYATKLTLGLIESKLQEHNMISDCTLNMVKPGDMLETGNFKIEFIRTNHSIADSVSIALHTPIGVIVHTGDFKIDFTPIDREVIDLQRYAQLGKKGVLLLMADSTNATRAGYTMSEKTVGEALDNLFTKADGRVIVATFASSVHRVQQIANASIKYGRKIAFSGRSMERISEVAMSLGYLFIPEEIVIDLNDIKKYPNNKITIITTGSQGEPMAALTRIASGNHRSIQIEKGDMVIISSTPIPGNKKAVSNVIDDLTEKGAEVIYEAIEDIHVSGHACEQELRLIHALLKPKFFVPVHGEYMHLLSHSKIAENMGMNKSNIFILEIGNVFEVSKKNAQIVGNVPSGRVLVDGLGIGDIGNIVLRDRKNLAKYGIITVVIAINRESRSIISGPDIITRGFVYVRDSEELIRGIKGIVSKCVERCLCNNVNQWSEIKSIIRKEVDNYVYTKMKRKPMVLPVIIEI
- a CDS encoding galactose ABC transporter substrate-binding protein yields the protein MKILRKIIGKILIISIFMNFISMYMVSGKSTINPNKIINVSVLLYKGDDKYINKVKMNLEKIQEKNKDKINYKFYDGEEKQSIQNSQLEQILKEGTDLILLNIVDIDSAESVINRIKMSNIPVILFNREPISLESIKSYGKALFIGADGAEAGRIQGKIINQAWDEKGIYDKNNDNVFQYILIKGEKNNVETQLRSKYVIMSLNEYGINTLEVASEYCNWDKDYAKLVVKSLFLRYGNVIEGIICNNDEMAEGSIEALHEFGYNMGNLNNNNVIVVGIDGLDEALELIKKKEMTGTVVQNIDEMAKALYLVGNNLVQGKDPLYNTKYKFDSSGVAIRIPYSGYVVSKF
- a CDS encoding CHAP domain-containing protein, whose protein sequence is MKSKVIKNILLLVLCSSTILSLNLESVQAIWKQDSENRWYWNENGINVTGWKLIQEKWYFFYNNGIMASGWLKEGDKWYYLNTTGEMRIGWFKDIDGKWYHLSSSGSMNTGWLKDSNEMWYYLSDSGAMVTGWIILDGNKYYLEPNGEMATGKITIDGKEYDFGESGALTEGDSSVNDPSLDKEESIPDGSIVEEIRKKAYVVTESSPLNMRLQPSSDSKVVITIPKSSEITVIGKENNGFYKVEYNNKTGYASSKWISFDKPQTENGNNNENSSGNTNISLGSIRTTGPEKNNIHYYSDDNIFYKVKLSPPFTNSSGKPIVGNCTWYAYGRIWEMTGRIPYDAGFTGNGYEWWNANIRSGKYKYGQTPKKGALAVWKSSLPNSGGCGHVAIIEKIENNKIYISESSWHGSYFNYREIYNTDYLYGYIYLDEPNF